In Solanum pennellii chromosome 3, SPENNV200, a single window of DNA contains:
- the LOC107015417 gene encoding replication protein A 70 kDa DNA-binding subunit B isoform X2 gives MAKMVSPDAISTILANPSPDSSSDLPEIIVQVVDLKPTGNRYMFSANDGKMKIKGILQSSLSSEVISGSIQNLGLIRIIDYTLNDIPTKNEKYLIVTKCEVVSPALEVEYKAEVKSEDTGIVLKPRQEETGIVLKPKQEYQTKSAAQIVHEQSGNMAPTARMAMTRRIQPLVSLNPYQGNWTIKVRVTSKGNMRTYKNARGEGCVFNVELTDEDGTQIQATMFNEAAKKFFDKFELGKVYYISKGTLRVANKQFKTVQNDYEMNLNENSQVEEASNEEAFIPEIKFNFVPIDELGPYVNGRELVDVIGVVQSVSPTMSIRRKSNNETVPKRDITIADETKKTVVVSLWNDLATHVGQELLDMADKSPVVAIKSLKVGDFQGVSLSALSKSNIVVNPDLPEAKKLRSWYDSEGKETSLASIGSGMSPSAKSGARSMYTDRVSLLHITSNLSLGEEKPVFFSLKAYISFIKPDQTMWYRACKTCNKKVTEAFGSGYWCEGCQKNDAECSLRYIMALKVSDASGEAWLSTFNDQAEKILGCSADELDKLKSEEGETAYQMKLKEATWVPHLFRVSVAQQEYNNEKRQRITVRAIAPVDYAAESKYLLEEMSKMNIAM, from the exons atGGCGAAAATGGTCAGCCCAGATGCTATTTCAACTATTTTAGCGAACCCATCGCCGGATTCTTCTTCAGATCTTCCTGAAATTATTGTTCAAGTAGTGGATCTCAAGCCCACTGGCAACAGATACAT GTTTTCAGCCAATGATGGGAAAATGAAGATTAAGGGGATTCTTCAATCTAGTTTGTCATCTGAAGTTATATCTGGGTCTATACAGAACCTGGGTCTTATTAGGATTATTGATTACACCCTCAATGATATCCCAACTAAGAATGAGAA GTACTTGATTGTAACTAAATGTGAGGTTGTGTCTCCTGCTCTTGAAGTTGAGTACAAGGCTGAAGTGAAAAGTGAAGACACTGGCATTGTCTTGAAGCCAAGGCAG GAAGAGACTGGGATTGTTTTGAAACCTAAACAGGAATATCAAactaaatctgctgctcaaattGTACATGAACAAAGTGGAAA CATGGCACCGACTGCTCGAATGGCAATGACAAGAAGAATTCAGCCACTTGTCTCTTTGAACCCTTACCAAGGAAATTGGACCATTAAGGTTCGAGTAACTAGCAAGGGTAATATGCGAACCTACAAGAATGCTCGCGGAGAAGGCTGTGTGTTCAATGTTGAATTGACTGATGAGGAT GGTACCCAAATACAAGCTACAATGTTTAATGAAGCTGCAAAGAAGTTTTTTGACAAGTTTGAATTGGGGAAAGTATATTACATTTCAAAGGGAACTCTTCGAGTTGCCAACAAGCAATTCAAAACTGTACAGAATGATTATGAGATGAATTTGAATGAAAATTCCCAAGTTGAGGAGGCTAGCAATGAAGAAGCTTTTATTCCAGAGATAAAGTTTAACTTTGTCCCAATTGATGAATTGGGCCCTTATGTCAATGGCAGGGAGCTTGTTG ATGTTATTGGGGTGGTCCAAAGTGTATCTCCAACAATGAGCATACGGAGGAAGAGCAACAATGAGACAGTCCCAAAGCGTGATATAACTATTGCAGATGAGAC GAAGAAGACTGTTGTTGTTTCTCTGTGGAATGATCTTGCCACTCATGTTGGACAAGAACTGCTAGACATGGCTGATAAATCTCCTGTAGTTGCAATCAAATCCCTTAAAGTTGGAGACTTCCAAG GAGTGTCTTTATCAGCATTAAGCAAAAGCAATATTGTTGTGAATCCTGATTTACCCGAAGCCaaaaaattgagatcttg GTATGATTCTGAAGGTAAAGAAACTTCATTGGCATCTATTGGTTCTGGAATGAGCCCTTCTGCCAAGAGTGGAGCAAGATCTATGTATACCGATAGGGTTTCCTTGCTTCATATAACCAGTAACCTGTCCCTTGGTGAGGAGAAG CCTGTGTTTTTCAGCTTGAAAGCATACATAAGTTTCATTAAGCCTGATCAAACCATGTGGTATCGGGCTTGCAAGACATGCAACAAGAAAGTTACTGAAGCTTTTGGGTCTGGATATTGGTGTGAAGGATGCCAGAAGAATGATGCAGAGTGCAGTTTGAG ATATATAATGGCATTGAAAGTGTCTGATGCAAGTGGTGAAGCATGGCTCTCTACATTCAATGATCAAGCAGAGAAAATACTTGGATGCTCTGCTGATGAACTTGACAAGCTGAAATCAGAG GAAGGAGAAACTGCATATCAAATGAAATTGAAAGAAGCTACATGGGTTCCTCACCTTTTCCGGGTCAGTGTTGCACAACAAGAATACAACAATGAGAAAAGGCAAAGGATAACAGTCAGGGCTATTGCTCCAGTTGATTATGCAGCAGAATCCAAATACTTGCTGGAAGAAATGTCTAAGATGAACATTGCTATGTAA
- the LOC107012337 gene encoding basic 7S globulin-like, whose product MAFTSYHSILFCSLLLSISSYCIGQTSPLTKAFILPVKKDSSTLEYITQIGQRTPLVPIKLTIHLGGQTLWVDCENGCVSSTYQPALCGSAQCTIAKVNTCGNCSTSAPKIGCNNNACYNTPENPFIKTLYDGGEINEDVLSIQSMDGSNPGKFVKIPSFIFTCVPTFLTEGLASGVKGTVGLGRHQIALPSQLAQIFSFTRKFSVCLSSSTQSSGVLFFGDGMVLPKVDVSKDLIFTPLITNPFGTGSVPFLNEPSSEYYIGVKSIRVNGKTVTINKKLLGIDKRGDGGTKISTGTPYSILETSIYDAVTKAFIDELSNATRVAAVAPFATCFSSKSVGSTRVGPAVPTIDLVLQTTRVYWRIFGANSMVKVNQDVICLGFVNGGIKPTTSIVIGGYQLEDNLLHFDLARSTLGFSSSLLFHQTTCANFNFTSKA is encoded by the coding sequence ATGGCTTTCACTAGCTATCATTCCATCCTTTTTTGTTCACTTCTTCTCTCCATTTCTTCTTATTGCATAGGCCAAACTTCTCCCCTGACCAAAGCATTCATCCTTCCTGTGAAAAAAGACTCATCTACTCTCGAATACATCACACAAATTGGTCAAAGAACTCCTCTTGTGCCAATCAAGTTAACAATTCATCTTGGTGGACAAACTTTATGGGTAGACTGTGAAAATGGTTGTGTGAGTTCCACTTATCAACCGGCTCTTTGTGGCTCAGCTCAATGTACTATAGCCAAAGTCAACACTTGTGGAAACTGCAGCACCAGTGCTCCCAAGATTGGCTGCAACAATAATGCATGTTACAATACCCCTGAGAATCCATTCATCAAGACTTTATATGATGGTGGTGAAATTAATGAAGATGTTTTATCGATACAATCTATGGATGGATCAAATCCTGGTAAGTTTGTTAAGATTCCAAGCTTCATCTTCACTTGTGTTCCTACATTCTTGACTGAAGGTTTAGCTAGTGGGGTGAAAGGTACTGTTGGATTGGGAAGGCATCAGATCGCGCTTCCTTCCCAATTAGCTCAAATCTTCAGCTTTACAAGAAAATTTAGTGTTTGTTTGAGTTCATCCACACAATCTTCTGGTGTCTTATTTTTTGGTGATGGCATGGTGCTTCCAAAAGTTGATGTCTCTAAAGATCTCATCTTTACGCCATTGATAACCAACCCTTTTGGCACTGGATCAGTTCCTTTCCTGAATGAACCTTCCTCAGAGTACTACATTGGAGTGAAATCTATTAGAGTGAACGGCAAAACGGTgacaattaataaaaaattgctTGGGATTGACAAGAGAGGAGATGGTGGAACCAAAATAAGCACAGGAACTCCTTATTCAATCTTGGAAACTTCCATATATGATGCTGTGACTAAGGCTTTCATCGACGAGTTATCTAATGCGACCAGAGTGGCTGCTGTGGCACCTTTCGCGACATGTTTCAGCTCAAAGAGCGTTGGTAGCACGAGGGTTGGACCAGCTGTTCCTACCATTGATCTTGTGTTGCAGACCACACGAGTATATTGGAGAATTTTTGGCGCGAATTCAATGGTGAAAGTTAACCAAGATGTGATCTGCTTAGGATTTGTAAATGGAGGGATTAAACCTACTACTTCAATAGTTATAGGAGGATATCAACTTGAGGACAATCTTCTACATTTTGATCTTGCTAGATCAACACTTGGTTTTAGCTCATCCCTTTTGTTCCATCAAACTACATGTGCCAATTTCAACTTCACATCTAAGGCTTAA
- the LOC107015417 gene encoding replication protein A 70 kDa DNA-binding subunit B isoform X1: MAKMVSPDAISTILANPSPDSSSDLPEIIVQVVDLKPTGNRYMFSANDGKMKIKGILQSSLSSEVISGSIQNLGLIRIIDYTLNDIPTKNEKYLIVTKCEVVSPALEVEYKAEVKSEDTGIVLKPRQEETGIVLKPKQEETGIVLKPKQEYQTKSAAQIVHEQSGNMAPTARMAMTRRIQPLVSLNPYQGNWTIKVRVTSKGNMRTYKNARGEGCVFNVELTDEDGTQIQATMFNEAAKKFFDKFELGKVYYISKGTLRVANKQFKTVQNDYEMNLNENSQVEEASNEEAFIPEIKFNFVPIDELGPYVNGRELVDVIGVVQSVSPTMSIRRKSNNETVPKRDITIADETKKTVVVSLWNDLATHVGQELLDMADKSPVVAIKSLKVGDFQGVSLSALSKSNIVVNPDLPEAKKLRSWYDSEGKETSLASIGSGMSPSAKSGARSMYTDRVSLLHITSNLSLGEEKPVFFSLKAYISFIKPDQTMWYRACKTCNKKVTEAFGSGYWCEGCQKNDAECSLRYIMALKVSDASGEAWLSTFNDQAEKILGCSADELDKLKSEEGETAYQMKLKEATWVPHLFRVSVAQQEYNNEKRQRITVRAIAPVDYAAESKYLLEEMSKMNIAM; the protein is encoded by the exons atGGCGAAAATGGTCAGCCCAGATGCTATTTCAACTATTTTAGCGAACCCATCGCCGGATTCTTCTTCAGATCTTCCTGAAATTATTGTTCAAGTAGTGGATCTCAAGCCCACTGGCAACAGATACAT GTTTTCAGCCAATGATGGGAAAATGAAGATTAAGGGGATTCTTCAATCTAGTTTGTCATCTGAAGTTATATCTGGGTCTATACAGAACCTGGGTCTTATTAGGATTATTGATTACACCCTCAATGATATCCCAACTAAGAATGAGAA GTACTTGATTGTAACTAAATGTGAGGTTGTGTCTCCTGCTCTTGAAGTTGAGTACAAGGCTGAAGTGAAAAGTGAAGACACTGGCATTGTCTTGAAGCCAAGGCAGGAAGAGACTGGGATTGTTTTGAAGCCAAAGCAGGAAGAGACTGGGATTGTTTTGAAACCTAAACAGGAATATCAAactaaatctgctgctcaaattGTACATGAACAAAGTGGAAA CATGGCACCGACTGCTCGAATGGCAATGACAAGAAGAATTCAGCCACTTGTCTCTTTGAACCCTTACCAAGGAAATTGGACCATTAAGGTTCGAGTAACTAGCAAGGGTAATATGCGAACCTACAAGAATGCTCGCGGAGAAGGCTGTGTGTTCAATGTTGAATTGACTGATGAGGAT GGTACCCAAATACAAGCTACAATGTTTAATGAAGCTGCAAAGAAGTTTTTTGACAAGTTTGAATTGGGGAAAGTATATTACATTTCAAAGGGAACTCTTCGAGTTGCCAACAAGCAATTCAAAACTGTACAGAATGATTATGAGATGAATTTGAATGAAAATTCCCAAGTTGAGGAGGCTAGCAATGAAGAAGCTTTTATTCCAGAGATAAAGTTTAACTTTGTCCCAATTGATGAATTGGGCCCTTATGTCAATGGCAGGGAGCTTGTTG ATGTTATTGGGGTGGTCCAAAGTGTATCTCCAACAATGAGCATACGGAGGAAGAGCAACAATGAGACAGTCCCAAAGCGTGATATAACTATTGCAGATGAGAC GAAGAAGACTGTTGTTGTTTCTCTGTGGAATGATCTTGCCACTCATGTTGGACAAGAACTGCTAGACATGGCTGATAAATCTCCTGTAGTTGCAATCAAATCCCTTAAAGTTGGAGACTTCCAAG GAGTGTCTTTATCAGCATTAAGCAAAAGCAATATTGTTGTGAATCCTGATTTACCCGAAGCCaaaaaattgagatcttg GTATGATTCTGAAGGTAAAGAAACTTCATTGGCATCTATTGGTTCTGGAATGAGCCCTTCTGCCAAGAGTGGAGCAAGATCTATGTATACCGATAGGGTTTCCTTGCTTCATATAACCAGTAACCTGTCCCTTGGTGAGGAGAAG CCTGTGTTTTTCAGCTTGAAAGCATACATAAGTTTCATTAAGCCTGATCAAACCATGTGGTATCGGGCTTGCAAGACATGCAACAAGAAAGTTACTGAAGCTTTTGGGTCTGGATATTGGTGTGAAGGATGCCAGAAGAATGATGCAGAGTGCAGTTTGAG ATATATAATGGCATTGAAAGTGTCTGATGCAAGTGGTGAAGCATGGCTCTCTACATTCAATGATCAAGCAGAGAAAATACTTGGATGCTCTGCTGATGAACTTGACAAGCTGAAATCAGAG GAAGGAGAAACTGCATATCAAATGAAATTGAAAGAAGCTACATGGGTTCCTCACCTTTTCCGGGTCAGTGTTGCACAACAAGAATACAACAATGAGAAAAGGCAAAGGATAACAGTCAGGGCTATTGCTCCAGTTGATTATGCAGCAGAATCCAAATACTTGCTGGAAGAAATGTCTAAGATGAACATTGCTATGTAA